In Halomonas alkalicola, the following proteins share a genomic window:
- a CDS encoding creatininase family protein → MSSSPAQAPKDFPRWQDLTPPELAELPEASVVVMVLGAIEQHGAHLPLSTDLDIGEGLLAAALARLPAGFPLVQLPTLAVGASDEHLSFGGTLSLSPELAIATLEAHGDAVARAGFQRLVWLNSHGGNKAVMDLAALRLRRRHGLLVVKVHYMRMPLPDDLPDATLPAEELRHGLHGGALETALMRHLAPHKVRLAHLDHPISRGQAMAEEGQLLGPEGEAAFAWLAEDLHPEGVVGNAHLGSAELGARLTDHYASRIARILEETRTMRLERSHGGP, encoded by the coding sequence ATGAGCTCCTCCCCCGCCCAGGCCCCAAAGGACTTTCCGCGCTGGCAGGACCTGACGCCCCCCGAACTCGCCGAGCTGCCTGAGGCGAGCGTGGTGGTGATGGTGCTCGGTGCCATCGAGCAGCACGGCGCCCACCTGCCACTCTCCACCGACCTCGACATCGGCGAGGGGCTGCTGGCCGCCGCCCTCGCGCGGCTGCCGGCGGGCTTCCCGCTAGTGCAGCTGCCGACCCTGGCGGTGGGCGCCAGCGACGAGCACCTGAGCTTTGGCGGCACCCTGAGCCTCTCGCCGGAGCTCGCCATCGCCACCCTGGAGGCCCACGGCGATGCCGTGGCCCGGGCCGGGTTCCAGCGACTGGTATGGCTCAACAGCCACGGCGGCAACAAGGCGGTGATGGACCTGGCCGCCCTGCGGCTGCGCCGCCGCCACGGCCTGCTGGTGGTCAAGGTTCACTACATGCGCATGCCGCTGCCGGATGACCTCCCGGACGCGACGCTGCCCGCCGAGGAACTACGCCACGGGCTGCACGGCGGTGCGCTGGAAACCGCCCTGATGCGCCACCTGGCGCCGCACAAGGTGCGCCTGGCGCACCTGGACCACCCGATCTCCCGGGGCCAGGCCATGGCGGAGGAGGGCCAGCTGCTGGGCCCGGAGGGGGAAGCGGCCTTCGCCTGGCTGGCCGAGGACCTGCATCCGGAGGGCGTCGTCGGCAACGCCCACCTCGGCAGCGCCGAACTGGGCGCGCGTCTGACCGACCACTACGCCTCGCGCATCGCCCGGATCCTCGAGGAGACCCGCACGATGCGCCTCGAGCGATCCCACGGCGGGCCCTGA
- a CDS encoding GTP cyclohydrolase II has translation MHQVERAIFDLRRGLPVLLVAGESRVLVQALEGAAEAAVARLGELAGTSPALVLSRHRLATLGAGKGGTAARLPLPAGRVRRRLECLAYGATPAASLGEAGLDECRSALEAAEPADLAALALMRRALLIPSALVARVAESQSEAVKAAVADGTLLTVKAEQAARCLDGAGGLLRRVSEARIPLADADECRFILFREPDGLREHVAVVIGDPPLEAPEAAVPLRLHSACLTGDLFGSLRCDCGEQLRNAVAEIEALGGGVLLYLAQEGRGIGLANKLRAYTLQDSGLDTLDADQVLGFGEDERRYGVAVDMLDALGIRRVQLMTNNPLKMAALAQGGIEVVERQALYGSLNDHNHRYLSAKADRAGHLLDEVFRARR, from the coding sequence ATGCATCAGGTTGAACGGGCCATCTTTGATCTACGACGGGGGCTGCCGGTGCTGCTGGTGGCCGGTGAGTCCAGGGTGCTGGTCCAGGCCCTCGAGGGGGCCGCCGAGGCGGCCGTCGCGCGGCTGGGCGAGCTTGCCGGCACTTCCCCGGCGCTGGTGCTCAGCCGGCATCGTCTGGCGACCCTCGGCGCGGGGAAGGGCGGCACGGCGGCGCGGCTGCCGCTGCCGGCCGGGCGGGTGCGTCGGCGCCTCGAGTGCCTGGCCTACGGGGCCACGCCGGCGGCGAGCCTCGGCGAGGCGGGGCTGGACGAGTGCCGTTCGGCCCTGGAGGCAGCGGAGCCGGCCGATCTGGCGGCCCTGGCGCTGATGCGCCGGGCGCTGCTGATCCCCTCGGCCCTGGTGGCGCGGGTCGCCGAATCCCAGAGCGAGGCGGTGAAAGCGGCGGTGGCCGACGGCACCCTGCTGACGGTGAAGGCCGAGCAGGCGGCGCGCTGCCTGGACGGGGCCGGCGGGCTGCTGCGCCGGGTCAGCGAGGCCAGGATCCCCCTGGCCGATGCCGACGAGTGCCGCTTCATCCTGTTTCGCGAGCCCGACGGGCTGCGCGAGCACGTGGCGGTGGTGATCGGCGACCCGCCCCTCGAGGCGCCGGAGGCGGCCGTGCCGCTGCGCCTGCACTCCGCCTGCCTTACCGGCGACCTGTTCGGCAGCCTGCGCTGCGACTGCGGCGAGCAGCTGCGCAACGCCGTGGCCGAGATCGAGGCCCTGGGCGGCGGCGTGCTCCTCTACCTGGCCCAGGAGGGGCGCGGGATCGGCCTGGCCAACAAGCTGCGCGCCTACACCCTCCAGGACAGTGGGCTCGACACCCTGGATGCCGACCAGGTGCTCGGCTTCGGCGAGGACGAGCGGCGCTACGGCGTGGCGGTGGACATGCTCGACGCCCTGGGCATCCGCCGCGTGCAGCTGATGACCAACAACCCCCTGAAGATGGCGGCTCTGGCCCAGGGCGGAATCGAGGTGGTGGAGCGCCAGGCGCTCTACGGCAGCCTCAACGACCACAACCACCGCTACCTGAGCGCCAAGGCCGACCGTGCCGGCCACCTGCTCGACGAGGTGTTCCGGGCGCGACGCTGA
- a CDS encoding RibD family protein, with translation MGATDSTLSLEEAWQALVHAAHPDREPPAQASDLRLSAAGWQAARPVAPEARELLECLAPLAARPGRLAIAQLGQSLDGRIATESGHSHYVNGPQSLVHLHRLRALVDAVVVGAGTASEDDPLLTVRHVTGPHPVRVILDPRGRVTPDRRLLRDPVAPTLHLHGEGAPPQGPSGAHVERLALPLVEGGFAPRAVLDILAERGLARVLIEGGGITVSRFLEAGVLHRLHLLVAPLLIGSGRPGLVMTPIATLHEARRPTSRTFRCGDDTLFDLALGAPAP, from the coding sequence ATGGGCGCCACCGATTCGACGCTCTCCCTGGAGGAGGCCTGGCAGGCCCTCGTGCATGCCGCTCACCCCGACCGCGAGCCGCCCGCACAGGCATCCGACCTGCGCCTCTCGGCGGCCGGCTGGCAGGCCGCGCGCCCCGTCGCGCCAGAGGCCCGCGAACTGCTCGAGTGCCTGGCCCCGCTGGCCGCCCGGCCCGGCCGGCTGGCCATCGCCCAGCTCGGGCAGAGCCTGGACGGGCGCATCGCCACCGAGAGCGGCCACTCCCACTACGTCAACGGCCCGCAGAGCCTGGTGCACCTGCACCGGCTGCGCGCCCTGGTGGACGCCGTGGTGGTCGGCGCCGGCACCGCCAGCGAGGACGATCCCCTGCTCACGGTGCGCCATGTGACCGGGCCCCACCCGGTGCGGGTGATCCTCGACCCCCGCGGCCGGGTAACGCCGGACCGCCGCCTGCTGCGCGACCCCGTGGCGCCGACCCTGCACCTGCACGGCGAGGGGGCGCCTCCGCAAGGCCCGTCGGGGGCGCATGTGGAGCGCCTGGCGCTGCCGCTGGTCGAGGGCGGCTTCGCCCCGCGGGCGGTGCTCGACATCCTGGCCGAGCGCGGCCTCGCCCGGGTGCTGATCGAGGGCGGAGGCATCACGGTGTCGCGCTTCCTCGAGGCCGGCGTGCTCCATCGCCTGCACCTGCTGGTGGCCCCGCTGCTGATCGGCTCCGGCCGACCGGGGCTGGTCATGACGCCCATCGCCACCCTCCACGAGGCGCGCCGCCCCACGTCGCGGACCTTCCGCTGCGGTGACGACACCCTCTTCGATCTCGCGCTCGGCGCCCCGGCCCCCTGA
- a CDS encoding class I SAM-dependent methyltransferase, which yields MRLPLPHPPPTQPTPARRPRRARHDATRPPGPVDAEATRPGERFSADWLSRREALDARSRSHCLTGLAADWLAGRPGAHDGAHGILDLGCGSGSNLRFLAPRLPGPQRWRLVDHDPALLALARRHGATLRDPTGGRLTVEASCRDLAPVDDGLLEGGDLVVASALFDLVSRPWAEALVAAAAGRGQALLFTLSVDGDWAFLDTAGERVEDEEDIAVRALFQAHQRRDKGLGPALGGDAPGVLAAAMTAAGYRVESAATPWHLAAGEEAQWSLAEPLVRGCHDAALAQAPEEQARLARWCERRLAGLAAGELGLVVGHRDLLALPPLSARGA from the coding sequence CTGCGGCTCCCACTCCCGCACCCACCCCCGACCCAACCGACGCCGGCCAGGCGCCCGAGGAGAGCCCGCCATGACGCTACCCGCCCCCCCGGTCCGGTCGACGCCGAGGCCACCCGCCCAGGCGAGCGCTTCAGCGCCGACTGGCTCTCCCGCCGCGAGGCGCTCGACGCCCGCTCGCGCAGCCACTGCCTGACGGGCCTGGCCGCCGACTGGCTCGCCGGCCGGCCCGGAGCACACGACGGCGCGCATGGCATCCTCGATCTGGGATGCGGCAGCGGCAGCAACCTGCGCTTCCTCGCGCCGCGGCTGCCGGGGCCCCAGCGCTGGCGCCTGGTGGACCACGACCCGGCGCTGCTGGCGCTGGCCCGACGTCATGGCGCCACCCTGCGCGACCCCACCGGTGGCCGGCTGACCGTCGAGGCCAGCTGCCGCGACCTGGCGCCGGTGGATGATGGCCTGCTCGAGGGCGGCGACCTGGTGGTGGCCTCGGCGCTCTTCGACCTGGTATCGCGCCCCTGGGCCGAGGCGCTGGTGGCGGCCGCGGCCGGGCGCGGCCAGGCGCTGCTCTTCACGCTGAGCGTGGATGGCGACTGGGCCTTCCTGGATACCGCTGGAGAGCGAGTCGAGGATGAGGAGGACATCGCGGTCCGGGCGCTCTTCCAGGCCCACCAGCGCCGCGACAAGGGGCTTGGCCCGGCGCTGGGCGGCGACGCCCCCGGCGTGCTGGCGGCGGCCATGACCGCGGCCGGCTACCGGGTGGAGAGCGCGGCCACCCCCTGGCACCTGGCCGCTGGGGAGGAGGCGCAGTGGTCCCTGGCCGAGCCGCTGGTACGGGGATGCCATGACGCCGCCCTGGCCCAGGCCCCGGAAGAGCAGGCGCGTCTCGCGCGCTGGTGCGAGCGGCGGCTGGCCGGCCTCGCCGCCGGGGAGCTGGGGCTGGTCGTGGGGCATCGCGACCTGCTGGCGCTGCCGCCGCTGTCGGCCAGGGGCGCCTGA
- a CDS encoding glycosyltransferase family 4 protein, whose amino-acid sequence MPVTMIVAGDPGQLTGGYLYDARIAEALRARGCRVEVVGLEGRFPVPDDLARRSMTRALAALPDGARVVIDGLAMGGLPEVIARHADRLAIIALVHHPLADETGLDEATRRSLLDSETRALALARRVIVTSRFTARGLGRFGVAPERLRVVEPGVEPVPLAASALDLESPGPRRLLCVATLVPRKGHDVLLKALAGLGERDWTLTAIGSAERDSAHAARLYDATRRYGFEGRIDWAGERSTAELAAAYHRAELFVLPSRYEGYGMVVTEALSRGLPVLTTTGGALVDTLPPGAGLAVPPVDADALGAALAAWLDDAALRCRLRRGAREARGHLGDWQQAGDRFLAALEDAAAPTPAPTPDPTDAGQAPEESPP is encoded by the coding sequence ATGCCCGTCACGATGATCGTGGCCGGCGATCCCGGCCAGCTCACCGGCGGCTATCTCTATGACGCCCGCATCGCCGAAGCGCTCAGGGCCCGGGGCTGCCGTGTCGAGGTGGTGGGGCTCGAGGGGCGCTTTCCCGTGCCGGACGACCTGGCCCGGCGCAGCATGACCCGGGCGCTCGCGGCACTGCCCGACGGTGCCCGGGTGGTCATCGACGGCCTCGCCATGGGCGGGCTCCCCGAGGTGATCGCCCGCCATGCGGATCGCCTGGCGATCATCGCCCTGGTCCACCACCCCCTGGCCGACGAGACCGGCCTGGACGAGGCGACCCGCCGCTCGCTGCTCGACAGCGAGACCCGCGCCCTGGCCCTGGCGCGTCGGGTGATCGTTACCAGCCGCTTCACCGCCCGGGGCCTTGGGCGTTTTGGCGTGGCGCCCGAGCGGCTCCGCGTGGTCGAGCCTGGCGTCGAGCCGGTGCCGCTGGCGGCCAGCGCCCTGGATCTCGAATCCCCCGGCCCCCGGCGCCTGCTCTGCGTGGCGACCCTGGTCCCGCGCAAGGGCCACGATGTCCTGCTCAAGGCGCTGGCCGGCCTCGGGGAACGCGACTGGACCCTGACGGCCATCGGCAGCGCCGAGCGCGATTCCGCTCATGCCGCCCGGCTTTACGATGCCACTCGCCGTTACGGCTTCGAGGGGCGCATCGACTGGGCCGGGGAGCGCAGCACCGCCGAGCTGGCCGCCGCCTACCACCGGGCGGAGCTCTTCGTGCTGCCCTCGCGCTACGAGGGCTACGGCATGGTGGTCACCGAGGCGCTCTCCCGCGGCCTGCCGGTGCTCACCACCACCGGCGGCGCCCTGGTCGACACCCTGCCGCCGGGGGCCGGCCTGGCCGTGCCTCCGGTTGATGCCGACGCCCTGGGTGCGGCCCTGGCCGCCTGGCTCGATGACGCCGCGCTGCGTTGCCGGCTGCGCCGCGGCGCCCGGGAGGCCCGCGGCCACCTGGGCGACTGGCAGCAGGCCGGCGACCGCTTTCTGGCGGCCCTGGAGGACGCTGCGGCTCCCACTCCCGCACCCACCCCCGACCCAACCGACGCCGGCCAGGCGCCCGAGGAGAGCCCGCCATGA
- a CDS encoding 6-pyruvoyl trahydropterin synthase family protein: protein MYRLTVRDHVMIAHSFRGEVFGPAQRTHGATYVVDVTFQRRELDDHDLVVDIGLASEALKAVLAEFNFQNLDELTEFQGRNTTTEFMARVIFERLATAIQLGRLGEGAGGLEAMTVTLHESHIAWASFEGPL from the coding sequence ATGTACCGACTCACCGTTCGCGACCACGTGATGATCGCCCACAGCTTTCGCGGCGAGGTCTTCGGGCCCGCCCAGCGGACCCACGGCGCCACCTACGTGGTGGACGTCACCTTCCAGCGCCGCGAGCTCGACGACCATGACCTGGTGGTGGACATCGGCCTGGCCAGCGAGGCGCTCAAGGCGGTGCTCGCCGAGTTCAATTTCCAGAACCTCGATGAACTGACGGAGTTCCAGGGCCGCAACACCACCACCGAGTTCATGGCCCGGGTGATCTTCGAGCGCCTGGCCACGGCGATCCAGCTGGGGCGGCTGGGGGAGGGCGCCGGCGGGCTCGAGGCGATGACCGTGACCCTCCACGAATCCCATATCGCCTGGGCCAGCTTCGAGGGCCCCCTGTGA
- a CDS encoding zinc-dependent alcohol dehydrogenase: MSVDTATAFWTLAPGHGELRAEPLPAAGEGEVRVRALFGGISRGTEALVFQGRVPESERQRMRAPFQVGDFPWPVKYGYVSVGGVEAGPAALLGREVFCLHPHQDRYVVPAASVTPLPAGLPAARAVLAANMETALNGCWDAEPRLGDRIAVIGAGVVGALVAWLCAAIPGTRVRLVDVSPGRAELARALGVDFCLAGEAPGDNDLVIHASGNPEGLRQALALAGDEARVVEMSWYGDREASLPLGEAFHSRRLKLIGSQVGRLPAERMPRWGHARRLALALELLRDSRLDALISGESDFSELPALMPRLAAGAGEVLCHRLRYASPDRFDADGSESDRLEP; encoded by the coding sequence ATGTCCGTCGACACCGCCACCGCCTTCTGGACCCTGGCCCCGGGTCACGGTGAACTGCGCGCGGAGCCGCTGCCCGCCGCCGGCGAGGGGGAGGTCCGGGTGAGGGCGCTGTTCGGCGGCATCAGCCGCGGCACCGAGGCGCTGGTCTTTCAGGGGCGGGTGCCCGAGAGCGAGCGGCAGCGCATGCGCGCCCCCTTCCAGGTCGGCGACTTCCCCTGGCCGGTGAAGTACGGCTATGTCAGCGTCGGGGGGGTCGAGGCAGGCCCCGCGGCGCTGCTGGGCCGGGAGGTGTTCTGCCTGCATCCCCACCAGGACCGCTACGTGGTGCCGGCCGCCTCCGTCACGCCGCTGCCGGCGGGCCTGCCCGCCGCCCGGGCGGTGCTCGCCGCCAACATGGAGACCGCGCTCAACGGCTGCTGGGACGCCGAGCCGCGCCTGGGCGACCGCATCGCGGTGATCGGTGCCGGCGTGGTGGGCGCCCTGGTGGCCTGGCTCTGCGCGGCAATTCCCGGCACCCGGGTACGGCTGGTGGACGTCTCGCCGGGGCGGGCCGAGCTCGCCCGCGCCCTGGGCGTCGATTTCTGCCTGGCCGGCGAGGCGCCGGGGGACAACGACCTGGTGATCCACGCCAGCGGCAACCCCGAGGGGCTGCGCCAGGCGCTGGCGCTGGCCGGCGATGAGGCGCGGGTGGTGGAGATGAGCTGGTACGGCGATCGCGAGGCGAGCCTGCCGCTGGGGGAGGCCTTCCATTCCCGGCGGCTCAAGCTGATCGGCAGCCAGGTGGGCCGCCTGCCCGCCGAGCGCATGCCGCGCTGGGGCCACGCCCGGCGCCTGGCGCTGGCGCTCGAGCTGCTGCGCGATTCTCGCCTCGACGCCCTGATCAGCGGCGAGAGCGATTTCTCCGAGCTGCCCGCCCTGATGCCTCGCCTTGCCGCCGGGGCCGGCGAGGTGCTCTGCCACCGGCTGCGCTATGCCTCGCCCGACCGATTCGACGCCGACGGATCCGAATCCGACCGACTGGAGCCCTGA
- a CDS encoding CDP-alcohol phosphatidyltransferase family protein, which translates to MPSPLSSHPPAQGTAEATRPWRLAMELALGGLTLLGLLATLGLVGSWVAPLAIATYLGMAALLWRALRRRPMRQGGLGAANRVTLARGVLVALLAGTLADPALLASHTEWLFGVALVALALDGVDGWVARRSGSASAVGARFDMELDAFFILVLCLALLLLERVGPWVLAIGAMRYAFVAASWRWPWLAGELPDSQRRKAVCVWQVAALMLALLPATPGLIATWLAATALAGLTLSFAVDVRWLYHHR; encoded by the coding sequence ATGCCCTCTCCTCTCTCATCCCACCCGCCTGCGCAAGGGACCGCCGAGGCGACGCGGCCTTGGCGCCTGGCCATGGAGCTGGCGCTGGGCGGTCTCACCCTGCTCGGGCTTCTGGCCACGCTGGGGCTGGTGGGGTCATGGGTAGCGCCGCTGGCCATCGCCACCTACCTGGGGATGGCGGCCCTGCTGTGGCGCGCCCTGCGCCGCCGCCCCATGCGCCAGGGCGGGCTGGGCGCGGCCAACCGGGTCACCCTGGCGCGAGGCGTGCTGGTGGCCCTGCTGGCCGGCACCCTGGCCGACCCGGCCCTGCTGGCCAGCCACACAGAGTGGCTCTTCGGCGTCGCCCTGGTCGCCCTGGCCCTGGACGGCGTGGATGGCTGGGTCGCCCGGCGCAGTGGCAGCGCCAGCGCCGTGGGGGCCCGCTTCGACATGGAGCTCGACGCCTTCTTCATCCTGGTGCTCTGCCTGGCGCTGCTGCTGCTGGAGCGCGTCGGCCCCTGGGTGCTGGCCATTGGCGCCATGCGCTACGCCTTCGTGGCGGCGAGCTGGCGCTGGCCCTGGCTCGCCGGCGAGCTGCCGGACAGCCAGCGACGCAAGGCGGTCTGCGTGTGGCAGGTGGCGGCGCTGATGCTCGCCCTGCTGCCGGCCACGCCCGGCCTGATCGCCACCTGGCTGGCCGCCACCGCCCTGGCGGGGCTCACCCTCTCCTTCGCCGTGGACGTGCGCTGGCTCTACCACCATCGATAA
- the tenA gene encoding thiaminase II — MGYRFSDLTAACQDDWRAYIEHDFVRGLAEGTLEEGAFRHYLKQDYLFLIHFARAYALAAYKSRTLDDLRQAHEGLKAIVDLELGLHVGYCREWGISEASLAELPEARATMAYTRYVLDTGNRGDLLDLHVALAPCLVGYGEIADWINARAETVRGDANPYDAWIAMYESEEFQAARRAEEAWLDARLTDVTPARFAELTQVFRDATRLEIDFWQMGLDRAL; from the coding sequence ATGGGCTACCGCTTCAGCGACCTCACCGCCGCCTGCCAGGACGACTGGCGCGCCTATATCGAACACGACTTCGTGCGCGGTCTCGCCGAGGGCACCCTCGAGGAGGGCGCCTTTCGCCACTACCTGAAGCAGGACTACCTGTTTCTGATCCACTTTGCCCGGGCCTACGCCCTGGCCGCCTACAAGAGCCGCACCCTGGACGACCTGCGTCAGGCCCATGAGGGGCTCAAGGCCATCGTCGACCTGGAGCTGGGGCTGCACGTGGGCTACTGCCGCGAGTGGGGCATCTCCGAAGCGTCCCTGGCCGAGCTGCCCGAGGCCCGCGCCACCATGGCCTATACCCGCTACGTGCTGGATACCGGCAACCGCGGCGACCTGCTCGACCTGCACGTGGCCCTGGCCCCCTGCCTGGTGGGCTACGGCGAGATCGCCGACTGGATCAACGCCCGCGCCGAAACGGTCCGCGGCGATGCCAACCCCTATGACGCCTGGATCGCCATGTACGAGAGCGAGGAGTTCCAGGCCGCCCGCCGCGCCGAGGAGGCCTGGCTCGACGCCCGCCTGACCGACGTCACCCCGGCGCGCTTCGCCGAGCTCACCCAGGTGTTCCGCGACGCCACCCGGCTCGAGATCGATTTCTGGCAGATGGGGCTGGACCGCGCCCTCTAG
- the thiC gene encoding phosphomethylpyrimidine synthase ThiC, which produces MSKTAHFLAETAKVDEAAIQPLPGSRKIYVEGSRPDIRVPFREISLSPTKTSGADEENPPLLVYDTSGPYTDPNAEIDLRRGLPELRRAWIEARGDTEQLDGPTSEYGKRRANDPTLAQLRFDLTRTPRRAKEGKNVTQLHYARQGIITPEMEFIAIRENQRRQALSAKYSGTEEVERILGHQHPGQGFGARLPEEITPEFVRAEVAAGRAIIPCNINHPESEPMIIGRNFLVKINGNLGNSAVTSSIEEEVDKMTWGIRWGADTIMDLSTGQNIHETREWIIRNSPVPIGTVPIYQALEKVNGIAENLTWEVFRDTLIEQAEQGVDYFTIHAGVLLRYVPLTAKRVTGIVSRGGSIMAKWCLYHHRESFLYEHFEEICEICKRYDVAFSLGDGLRPGSVADANDEAQMAELKTLGELTRIAWKHDVQVMIEGPGHVPMHLVKENMDKQLEYCDEAPFYTLGPLVTDIAPGYDHITSGIGAAMIGWFGCAMLCYVTPKEHLGLPNKDDVKTGIITYKIAAHAADLAKGHPAAQRRDNALSKARFEFRWEDQFNLGLDPDTAREYHDETLPKDSAKVAHFCSMCGPKFCSMKITQEVRDYPAEHGLTGDADAVMKGMEEQAEKFRQKGSELYQEV; this is translated from the coding sequence ATGAGCAAGACCGCCCACTTCCTCGCCGAAACCGCCAAGGTCGACGAGGCCGCCATCCAGCCCCTGCCCGGCTCGCGCAAGATCTATGTGGAGGGGTCACGCCCCGATATCCGCGTGCCCTTCCGCGAGATCTCGCTCTCGCCGACGAAAACCTCCGGCGCCGACGAGGAGAATCCGCCGCTGCTGGTCTACGACACTTCCGGCCCGTATACCGATCCGAATGCCGAGATCGACCTGCGCCGCGGCCTGCCCGAGCTGCGCCGCGCCTGGATCGAGGCACGCGGCGATACGGAACAGCTCGACGGCCCCACCAGCGAGTACGGCAAGCGCCGCGCCAACGACCCGACGCTCGCCCAGCTGCGCTTCGACCTGACCCGCACGCCGCGGCGCGCGAAGGAAGGGAAGAACGTTACCCAGCTGCACTACGCCCGCCAGGGCATCATTACCCCGGAGATGGAGTTTATCGCCATCCGGGAAAACCAGAGGCGGCAGGCGCTCTCTGCGAAGTACTCAGGCACCGAAGAGGTGGAGCGCATCCTGGGCCACCAGCACCCGGGCCAGGGCTTCGGCGCCCGGCTGCCCGAGGAGATCACCCCGGAGTTCGTGCGCGCAGAAGTCGCTGCCGGCCGGGCGATCATTCCCTGCAACATCAACCATCCGGAATCGGAGCCGATGATCATCGGCCGCAACTTCCTGGTGAAGATCAACGGCAACCTCGGCAACTCTGCGGTGACCTCCTCCATCGAGGAGGAGGTCGACAAGATGACCTGGGGCATCCGCTGGGGCGCGGACACCATCATGGACCTCTCCACCGGGCAGAACATCCATGAGACCCGCGAGTGGATCATCCGCAACTCGCCGGTGCCCATCGGCACCGTGCCGATCTATCAGGCGCTGGAGAAGGTCAACGGCATCGCCGAGAACCTCACCTGGGAGGTATTCCGCGACACCCTGATCGAGCAGGCCGAGCAAGGGGTGGACTACTTCACCATCCACGCCGGCGTGCTGCTGCGCTACGTGCCGCTCACCGCCAAGCGGGTCACCGGCATCGTCTCCCGGGGCGGCTCGATCATGGCCAAGTGGTGCCTCTACCATCACCGTGAGAGCTTCCTCTACGAGCACTTCGAGGAGATCTGCGAGATCTGCAAGCGTTACGACGTGGCCTTCTCCCTGGGCGACGGCCTGCGCCCCGGCTCGGTGGCCGACGCCAACGACGAGGCGCAGATGGCCGAGCTCAAGACCCTGGGCGAGCTGACCAGGATCGCCTGGAAGCACGACGTCCAGGTGATGATCGAAGGCCCCGGCCACGTGCCCATGCATCTCGTGAAGGAGAACATGGACAAGCAGCTCGAGTACTGCGACGAGGCGCCCTTCTACACCCTGGGCCCGCTGGTCACCGACATCGCCCCGGGCTACGACCACATCACCTCCGGTATCGGCGCGGCCATGATCGGCTGGTTCGGCTGCGCCATGCTCTGCTACGTCACGCCCAAGGAGCACCTCGGCCTGCCCAACAAGGACGACGTCAAGACCGGCATCATCACCTACAAGATCGCCGCCCATGCGGCGGACCTCGCCAAGGGTCACCCGGCCGCCCAGCGCCGCGACAACGCGCTCTCCAAGGCGCGCTTCGAGTTCCGCTGGGAGGACCAGTTCAACCTCGGCCTCGACCCGGACACCGCCCGGGAGTACCACGACGAGACCCTGCCCAAGGACTCCGCCAAGGTGGCCCACTTCTGCTCCATGTGCGGCCCCAAGTTCTGCTCCATGAAGATCACCCAGGAAGTGCGCGACTACCCCGCCGAGCACGGCCTCACCGGCGACGCCGATGCGGTGATGAAAGGCATGGAGGAGCAGGCGGAGAAGTTCCGCCAGAAGGGCAGTGAGCTCTACCAGGAGGTGTGA
- a CDS encoding cytochrome b has translation MSELELSETDRYAYPHRVLHWLVAAVLLLSLASGLTLGFLGFEGAMERLGRAGTDFLYTSHKSLGVALLALMTLRVMTRLLYVVPDHDPPLHPFQRILSTAVHHLLYLALLAQPMLGWAATASGDFPVQFLHWHLPGIVPVNEALSERLFEWHGWLGWVILGLITLHISGALYHWLIRRDGVMARMSLFDPDR, from the coding sequence ATGTCTGAGTTGGAATTGTCAGAGACGGACCGCTACGCCTACCCTCACCGCGTGCTGCACTGGCTGGTGGCCGCGGTGCTGCTGCTGTCGCTGGCCAGCGGCCTGACCCTGGGGTTTCTCGGCTTCGAAGGGGCCATGGAGCGCCTGGGCCGGGCCGGCACCGACTTTCTCTACACCTCCCACAAGTCCCTCGGCGTGGCCCTGCTCGCGCTGATGACCCTGCGGGTGATGACGCGGCTGCTCTATGTGGTGCCCGACCATGACCCGCCGCTGCACCCCTTCCAGCGCATCCTAAGCACCGCGGTGCACCACCTCCTCTACCTGGCGCTGCTGGCCCAGCCGATGCTGGGCTGGGCCGCCACCGCCAGCGGCGACTTTCCGGTGCAGTTCCTGCACTGGCACCTGCCCGGCATCGTGCCGGTGAACGAGGCGCTCTCGGAGCGGCTGTTCGAATGGCACGGCTGGCTGGGCTGGGTGATCCTCGGCCTGATCACCCTGCACATCAGCGGTGCGCTCTACCACTGGCTGATCCGTCGCGACGGCGTGATGGCACGCATGAGTCTCTTCGATCCGGATCGTTAG